A single region of the Brassica rapa cultivar Chiifu-401-42 chromosome A03, CAAS_Brap_v3.01, whole genome shotgun sequence genome encodes:
- the LOC103859826 gene encoding BTB/POZ domain-containing protein At3g19850 yields the protein MSLLCDLQINLNQDFTFFVNKGLISEYSGFLKKMIKQNNKNNRIILHIEDFPGGSNGFDLVSRFCYTNGRGISINVSNVSILYCSSVFLEMTENLSLQTEKFLEGMFYWSWNDIVSCLKSCEQVFLHADSYGLVDKLVFGVLAKIAQGSDMSQVFASISTSSSASTSSMSPETAKTRSTSRSFSCKTSNEWWFEDLSSLGPKIIEKLVKNLGSYDQNNDSLVLTRFLLHYLKTKVHYKSNNKLEYAGLADTAVQGVILIAKTAFCCRKLLWVLRVLSGFSISKESRNGLERVIGEMLDQATLDDLLIPTREKGEKGVYDVDLVIRLLKVFVSSCNTEGDEDLKFRRMGKLTDKYLREISPDQNLEVSKFLEVAESLPGSARDWFDGLFRAIDIYLESHPNLSSGDRTKLCRCLNYKKLTLEICKQLAKNPKIPPSIAVQALKSQQLSNETLPDSREDKIKLNKTRNSRKYLEEKPILVRLKGFGISERLVDGFEDDLRVDLERRHWHKVMDHSEKVCKEKKSEIVSRLATHGHFHSSSNFPRLC from the exons ATGTCTCTTCTCTGTGATCTTCAAATCAATCTCAATCAAGACTTCACTTTCTTTGTCAACAAG gGTTTGATCTCAGAGTACTCAGGGTTcttgaagaagatgataaaaCAGAACAACAAGAACAATAGAATCATTCTCCATATCGAAGACTTTCCAGGTGGATCAAATGGGTTCGACTTGGTTTCAAGATTCTGTTACACTAATGGCCGAGGAATCTCAATCAATGTCTCAAATGTCTCCATCTTGTATTGTTCTTCTGTGTTTCTTGAGATGACAGAGAATCTCTCGCTTCAAACAGAGAAGTTTCTTGAAGGAATGTTCTACTGGTCATGGAACGACATAGTTTCATGCCTTAAGAGCTGTGAGCAAGTGTTCTTACACGCAGATTCGTACGGTCTTGTCGATAAGCTAGTTTTCGGGGTTTTGGCAAAAATCGCTCAGGGTTCGGACATGAGTCAAGTCTTTGCCTCAATCTCAACATCTTCCTCTGCTTCAACCTCTTCTATGTCACCAGAGACGGCAAAGACTAGGTCAACTTCGAGATCGTTTTCTTGCAAGACAAGCAACGAGTGGTGGTTTGAAGATTTGTCAAGTCTCGGGCCAAAAATCATCGAGAAGCTGGTAAAGAACCTTGGATCTTACGATCAGAACAATGACAGTTTAGTCCTAACAAGATTTCTCCTCCATTACCTCAAGACAAAGGTCCATTACAAATCAAACAacaagctcgagtatgcagGTTTAGCTGATACAGCGGTTCAGGGAGTGATCTTGATTGCGAAAACCGCGTTTTGCTGCAGGAAACTCCTCTGGGTTCTTCGGGTTTTATCGGGTTTTAGCATCAGCAAGGAGTCAAGAAATGGTTTAGAGAGAGTCATAGGAGAAATGTTAGATCAAGCAACACTTGATGATCTTCTGATACCGacaagagagaagggagaaaaAGGGGTTTATGATGTTGATTTGGTGATAAGGTTACTCAAAGTGTTCGTGAGTAGTTGTAACACAGAAGGAGATGAGGATTTGAAGTTTAGAAGAATGGGAAAGTTGACTGATAAGTATCTGAGAGAGATATCTCCAGACCAGAATCTTGAAGTGTCAAAGTTTCTTGAAGTTGCTGAGAGTTTGCCAGGTTCAGCTAGAGATTGGTTTGATGGACTATTCAGAGCCATTGACATCTATCTGGAG TCTCATCCAAATCTATCATCCGGAGATAGAACAAAACTATGTCGATGTTTAAACTACAAGAAACTAACACTGGAGATATGCAAACAACTTGCAAAAAATCCCAAGATCCCTCCAAGTATTGCAGTTCAAGCACTCAAGTCACAACAACTATCGAACGAAACTCTACCAGACTCAAGAGAAGACAAGATTAAACTAAACAAGACAAGGAATTCGCGCAAGTACTTAGAAGAGAAACCGATACTGGTGCGTCTGAAAGGATTTGGGATATCAGAGAGATTAGTTGATGGGTTTGAAGATGATCTAAGGGTGGATTTAGAGAGGAGGCATTGGCATAAAGTGATGGATCATTCTGAAAAGGTTTGTAAGGAAAAGAAGAGTGAAATAGTGTCAAGATTGGCGACTCATGGACATTTTCATTCGAGTTCTAATTTTCCAAGACTTTGTTAA